The DNA sequence GAGCTTCCTGCGGCAATCTTTTTCATGAATAGCGGCGTATATGCCCTGACAGGGGAATCATTTGTTTCGGTTCATGCAAAAGAGCTGGAGGAAAAAGGAGTCGGCATCTTTGCATGCAAGACATGCGTGGATCACTATGGTGTCGGGGACAAGCTGTATGCCGGGAAAATCAGCGGCATGGCCCATTTTGTCGAGCTTGCCGCCAGTCATGAAGTTCTGACAATTTCTTAAATAGACAGCGGAGAAAACAGCAGGATATCCTGCTGTTTTTTAGCACTTTCAAAAATGAATACATAAGGAGTGGAAAAGGCATGGTCGAAAGGAGAAAGCCTATCCCTGTAAGGGAAGCTATTGATAAAATCCTGCAGATGGATTTTTCCGGGGAAACTGAATGGGTCCCAATCAATCAAAGCTATGGCCGTTATCTTGCGGAAGATTTAAAGGCAGCGAATGATGTGCCTCATTTTGACCGTTCCCCGTATGATGGATTTGCCGTCAGGGCAGCTGATACAGCAGGTGCCTCAGCTGACAGCCCTGTGGAATTTGAGGTTGTGGACCATATTGGGGCCGGCTATGTGGCAAAGGTGCAAGTGGGAGCATACCAGGCTGCGAGAATCATGACAGGTGCTCAAATGCCCGCAGAATGTGATGCAGTGGTTATGCTGGAGCTTGCCAGGACAGAGGAGGGGGACGGAAAGAATTTTATGAGCATAAAAAGGTCCTTTAAATCAGGAGATAATGTTTCTTTTCAGGGGGAGGATGCGAAAGAAGGAGACATCCTGCTCAGAAAAGGAAAAAAAATCAATCCGGGTGTGATCGCCATGCTGGCCACCTTCGGCTGCAGCAAAGTGCCTGTCGCCAAAAAGCCTGCTATCGGGCTGTTTGCAACAGGCACTGAGCTGCTTGATGTGGATGAGGCGCTTGAACCGGGCCGAATCAGAAACAGCAATTCCCATATGGTGATGGCGCAGATTGAGCGCTCGGGCGCCGCCTGCGAGTATTATGGGAAGCTCCCGGACGATTTTGATACGTGCTTTACAGCCATAGAGGCAGCGCTTGAAAAAACCGATATCCTCGTCACTACAGGCGGTGTGTCGGTAGGGGATTATGATTATCTGCCGGCTATATACCAAAAGCTTGGCGCTGAAGTGCTTTTTAACAAGGTGGCCATGCGCCCTGGAAGTGTCACAACTGTAGCCCGCCTTGGCGGAAAGCTGTTATTTGGGCTGTCAGGCAATCCATCTGCCTGCTATGTGGGTTTCGAGCTGTTCGTAAGGCCGGTGATCCGGGGAATGCTGTATACGGATAAAATTCATTTACGGATGGTGCAGGCTGCTCTTGGGGAAGACTTCCCAAAACCGAATCCATTTACACGGTTTGTGCGGAGCAGGCTTGAATACGAGAATGGCCGGCTCATCTCAGTGCCAAGCGGCGTGGATAAATCGAATATTGTCATGAGCCTGGCGGGGGCAGATGCTCTTATGGTGCTTCCCGGCGGTACAAGGGGATACCAAAGGGGCGATGAAGTACATGTGCTGCTGCTCGAGGATGACCAGGGAAGCAGCCAGCCATGGTAAAGCCCGTTGTTTTTCAGATTGTGGGTTTCAAGAACAGCGGGAAGACAACGCTTGTCCAGGCAGTAATAAGAAAGCTGCAAAAGAGAGGGTTTGCAGCCGTGACAATCAAGCATCATGGGCATGGGGGGAAACCGGATGTTCTTGAGGATAAAGATACCTCTTTGCATATGAGAGCTGGTGCGCTGGCCAGCCTCGCGGAAGGGGAGGGCAGCATCCTGATCCAGGCTGACAGGCTGGACTGGCCCCTGGAGCGGCTTATTCAGCTGATGTCTGCTTTCGGGCCTGACATCATCCTTATCGAAGGATATAAAAAGGAGTGCTATCCGAAAGCTGTAATTGTCCGGAACCTGGAAGAGGCGGAAGACTTGTCCCGTCTTGACAATATCCATGCTGCCGTAACTCCCCTTTTGCCTGAAGATATGCATCCCTATTTCGGGAAGAATCTTGTCTGGTCATCTTCGGAAGCAGCAGATAAATTGGCTGCTTATGTTATCAGTCTTTCTCAATAGATTTGTTGAACAGCCACCCTTCGGGGCGGCTTTTTTTTATTTGAATCAGGCATGATATGAATTTTCATTCATGATTTTGAATATTTAATTAAAAATTAACATATTTATGGTTGATTTTGTTTTGCTAAATTTCTATAATAAGAGAAACATTATACATATTTATAAATATATTTGATTAAATATACAAAGGTGAGGGAGGGAGCCCATGAAGGCATCCATTATCGGTACAACAGGATACGGCGGGGCAGAGCTTCTCCGCATTTTACAGCACCATCCTTATTTCCGGATTCAATCCATACACTCTACCAGGGGGGAAGCACCTGTTTCCAATGAATATCCGCATCTGCTTGAGATAAACAGGCAAACTTTAGAGGGAATTGAAATAGAGAAGATTTCAGAGCAATCTGACGTGGTCTTTCTGGCAGCTCCTTCAGGTGCATCTGGCCAGCTTGCCGGCCAGTTTGCAGGAAGGGATATTAAAGTCATCGATCTGTCCGGGGATTTAAGGCTGCCGGGGGATCAGTATAAATCCTGGTACAAGAAAGATCCACCGGACGTTTCGGTGATTGAAGAATCTGTATACGGTCTGAGCGAGTGGAATAGAGAAAAGATCGAGGGGGCGGATATCATA is a window from the Bacillus infantis NRRL B-14911 genome containing:
- a CDS encoding DsrE family protein; this encodes MKNKVILVSSDQLGKGDAELGSGVLETFFTLLKQQKELPAAIFFMNSGVYALTGESFVSVHAKELEEKGVGIFACKTCVDHYGVGDKLYAGKISGMAHFVELAASHEVLTIS
- a CDS encoding molybdopterin molybdotransferase MoeA: MVERRKPIPVREAIDKILQMDFSGETEWVPINQSYGRYLAEDLKAANDVPHFDRSPYDGFAVRAADTAGASADSPVEFEVVDHIGAGYVAKVQVGAYQAARIMTGAQMPAECDAVVMLELARTEEGDGKNFMSIKRSFKSGDNVSFQGEDAKEGDILLRKGKKINPGVIAMLATFGCSKVPVAKKPAIGLFATGTELLDVDEALEPGRIRNSNSHMVMAQIERSGAACEYYGKLPDDFDTCFTAIEAALEKTDILVTTGGVSVGDYDYLPAIYQKLGAEVLFNKVAMRPGSVTTVARLGGKLLFGLSGNPSACYVGFELFVRPVIRGMLYTDKIHLRMVQAALGEDFPKPNPFTRFVRSRLEYENGRLISVPSGVDKSNIVMSLAGADALMVLPGGTRGYQRGDEVHVLLLEDDQGSSQPW
- the mobB gene encoding molybdopterin-guanine dinucleotide biosynthesis protein B — encoded protein: MVKPVVFQIVGFKNSGKTTLVQAVIRKLQKRGFAAVTIKHHGHGGKPDVLEDKDTSLHMRAGALASLAEGEGSILIQADRLDWPLERLIQLMSAFGPDIILIEGYKKECYPKAVIVRNLEEAEDLSRLDNIHAAVTPLLPEDMHPYFGKNLVWSSSEAADKLAAYVISLSQ